A part of Bacteroidales bacterium genomic DNA contains:
- a CDS encoding ABC transporter permease — MFRHYLTTAFRFLKRNRLYTLINALGLSISLAISFIILLFVINEFSYNHCHKKRKQVFRVVNYYKEFKNTMLGTPYVLARTLEEVYPQVEKAINVRFLRGFKLMLGNEYFDIRSPLASQSEVFDIFTIPFIGAPINQDPLGQLNSIVISRMLSDQFFPGEDPVGREIEALINNTEQLLVVTGVYEDIPVNSTFRADCFVNGRWTLEHLNRTFGVSDMDVSWTRDFWNTWILLSEDADPEEMDGQFETFGKKYISEDPQVLYSLQNLSDVYLQSADIANTGLTGDIKNIRLFSTVAVLILLIATIELLFEEAYAAEKNLGTILSIAAGFTLLIAAFGLFGLTLFVARSRTHEIGIKKVFGSSGKAIVYSFLGGNFLMVLFAGLLSVPVTLYFLRRWLDNFPYRVDIGWWVFAIAFLLAAGVVLLTVSLHAVRASRTNPVDALRYE, encoded by the coding sequence ATGTTCAGACACTACCTTACAACAGCCTTCAGATTTCTGAAGCGAAACAGGCTGTATACCCTCATTAACGCCCTTGGCCTTTCCATCTCCCTGGCCATCTCTTTCATCATCTTACTTTTTGTGATCAATGAATTCTCGTACAATCATTGTCATAAAAAGCGGAAACAGGTCTTCCGGGTGGTCAATTACTACAAGGAGTTTAAAAATACCATGTTGGGGACACCCTATGTGCTGGCCAGGACGTTGGAAGAGGTGTATCCGCAGGTGGAGAAAGCCATTAATGTGAGGTTCCTGAGAGGTTTTAAGCTGATGCTGGGGAATGAATACTTCGATATCCGGAGTCCGTTGGCCTCCCAATCGGAGGTATTTGATATTTTCACGATCCCTTTCATTGGGGCCCCTATAAATCAGGATCCGCTTGGACAACTGAATTCCATCGTCATCTCACGTATGTTGTCCGATCAGTTTTTCCCCGGGGAGGATCCGGTGGGCAGAGAGATAGAGGCCCTGATCAATAATACCGAACAGCTTCTTGTTGTGACCGGTGTCTATGAGGATATTCCGGTCAATTCCACTTTCCGGGCCGATTGTTTTGTAAATGGAAGGTGGACCCTGGAACACCTGAACCGTACCTTTGGAGTGAGCGATATGGATGTAAGCTGGACCCGGGATTTCTGGAATACCTGGATCCTGCTTTCAGAGGATGCCGACCCGGAAGAAATGGACGGGCAGTTCGAAACCTTTGGGAAGAAGTATATCAGTGAGGACCCCCAGGTGCTCTATTCCCTGCAGAACCTTTCGGATGTCTATCTCCAATCGGCGGATATTGCCAATACCGGGCTTACTGGTGACATTAAAAACATCAGGCTGTTTTCCACGGTTGCCGTTTTAATCCTTCTTATTGCCACCATCGAGTTGCTGTTTGAAGAGGCATACGCAGCGGAGAAGAACCTGGGCACCATTCTATCCATCGCCGCCGGGTTCACCCTTTTGATTGCGGCCTTTGGGCTCTTTGGGCTGACGCTCTTTGTGGCCCGGTCCAGAACCCACGAGATTGGAATCAAAAAGGTTTTTGGCAGTTCGGGAAAAGCCATTGTTTACTCCTTTCTGGGCGGCAATTTTCTAATGGTCCTTTTTGCAGGACTGCTATCGGTTCCCGTGACCCTTTATTTTTTGAGAAGATGGCTCGATAATTTTCCCTACCGGGTGGATATCGGATGGTGGGTCTTTGCAATCGCCTTTCTGCTTGCCGCAGGGGTGGTGTTGCTGACCGTTTCCCTGCATGCGGTCAGAGCATCCAGGACCAATCCGGTGGATGCCCTGAGGTATGAATAG
- the metG gene encoding methionine--tRNA ligase: protein MTAKAFKRYLVTSALPYANGPLHLGHLAGVYVPSDIYVRYLRQRKRDVISICGSDEHGVPITLKARNEGTTPQEVVDRYHGINKKAFEDFGITFDIYSRTSSQVHHETASGFFKTLYDKGVFIEKVSEQYYDEEASTFLADRYITGTCPHCGNPSAYGDQCEQCGTSLSPNDLIHHVSTISGSQPVLKETRHWYLPLDRYEPWLKEWILEEHKEWKPNVYGQCKSWLDQGLHPRAVSRDLDWGVPVPVEGADGKVLYVWFDAPIGYISATKELTPHWEKYWKDEETRMVHFIGKDNIVFHCIVFPTMLKAEGSYILPDNIPANEFLNLENDKISTSRNWAVWLHEYLEDFPGKQDALRYVLCANAPENKDNDFTWKDFQNRNNNELVAILGNFVNRAIVLTHKYFEGKVPEITGLNEQDRSTLEEIRSIKLGVEESLEQFRFREAIKRAMDLARLGNKYLADTEPWLVIKTDPGRVKTILNIALQISANLTLLLDPFLPFSMKKLRDFLRFEETDWDLIGSESLLPPGHLIEKPSLLFEKIEDEQIQLQLDKLHQTKEQNEGRAAAAPQKPEITFDDFTRMDLRTGTILEAEKVPKTKKLIKMLVDLGFEKRTIVSGIAEYFEPQSLPGKRVSVLANLAPRKIKGIESQGMILLSENPDGSLHFVEPSDAALNGSEIN from the coding sequence ATGACTGCTAAAGCTTTTAAAAGATATCTGGTTACATCCGCCCTGCCCTATGCCAACGGACCCCTTCATCTGGGTCACCTGGCAGGAGTATATGTCCCTTCGGATATCTATGTCCGTTACCTTCGCCAGCGTAAACGGGATGTCATTTCCATTTGCGGATCCGACGAACATGGAGTGCCTATCACCCTGAAAGCCCGGAACGAAGGGACCACGCCCCAGGAGGTGGTGGACCGTTACCACGGGATCAATAAGAAAGCTTTTGAGGATTTTGGAATCACTTTTGATATCTATTCCCGGACTTCCAGCCAGGTTCATCACGAAACCGCTTCCGGATTCTTTAAGACCCTGTACGATAAAGGGGTATTTATCGAGAAGGTCTCGGAGCAGTATTACGATGAAGAGGCCTCCACCTTTCTGGCCGACCGCTACATCACCGGAACCTGTCCCCACTGCGGGAACCCGTCTGCCTACGGCGACCAGTGCGAACAGTGCGGCACCTCGCTTAGTCCCAACGATCTGATCCATCACGTATCCACTATCAGTGGCAGTCAGCCCGTTCTGAAAGAGACCAGGCACTGGTACCTGCCCCTGGACAGGTATGAGCCCTGGCTCAAGGAGTGGATCCTGGAGGAGCACAAGGAATGGAAACCCAATGTATACGGGCAGTGTAAATCGTGGCTCGACCAGGGCCTGCATCCGCGGGCTGTAAGCCGTGACCTGGACTGGGGGGTTCCGGTACCGGTGGAAGGGGCAGATGGCAAGGTGCTGTACGTCTGGTTCGATGCTCCAATCGGGTATATTTCGGCCACCAAGGAGCTGACTCCTCACTGGGAAAAGTACTGGAAGGATGAAGAGACCAGGATGGTCCATTTCATTGGGAAAGACAATATCGTATTTCACTGCATTGTGTTTCCAACCATGCTGAAGGCCGAGGGTAGCTATATCCTGCCCGACAATATACCTGCCAATGAGTTCCTGAATCTGGAAAATGATAAGATCTCTACCTCCAGGAACTGGGCAGTCTGGCTCCATGAGTACCTGGAAGATTTTCCGGGGAAACAGGATGCATTGCGTTATGTACTCTGCGCAAATGCCCCTGAAAACAAGGATAATGACTTTACCTGGAAAGATTTTCAGAACCGTAACAACAACGAACTGGTAGCCATTCTGGGTAACTTCGTCAACCGAGCCATCGTGCTTACTCACAAGTATTTTGAAGGAAAGGTGCCTGAGATTACCGGTTTAAATGAACAGGACAGGTCCACGCTGGAAGAGATCCGCAGCATTAAACTGGGAGTCGAAGAGAGCCTGGAACAGTTCCGTTTCCGGGAAGCCATCAAGAGGGCCATGGATCTCGCACGCCTGGGCAATAAGTACCTGGCCGATACCGAACCCTGGTTGGTAATAAAGACGGATCCCGGTCGAGTGAAAACCATCCTGAACATTGCTCTCCAGATCTCCGCCAATCTCACACTTCTTCTGGATCCCTTTCTTCCCTTCTCCATGAAAAAGCTAAGGGATTTCCTCCGTTTTGAAGAAACTGACTGGGATCTCATAGGATCGGAGAGTTTGCTGCCTCCCGGACACCTTATTGAGAAGCCTTCCCTGCTGTTCGAAAAAATTGAGGACGAGCAAATCCAGTTGCAACTGGATAAACTTCATCAGACAAAAGAGCAAAATGAAGGAAGGGCTGCTGCTGCTCCGCAGAAACCGGAAATCACTTTTGACGACTTCACGCGGATGGACCTGCGCACCGGAACCATCCTGGAGGCTGAAAAGGTCCCGAAGACCAAGAAGCTCATTAAGATGCTGGTGGACCTGGGCTTCGAAAAGAGAACGATTGTGTCGGGTATTGCCGAGTATTTTGAACCGCAGTCACTGCCCGGTAAGAGAGTGTCGGTTCTGGCCAACCTGGCCCCCAGGAAAATAAAAGGAATTGAGTCGCAGGGAATGATACTGCTTTCTGAAAATCCTGATGGATCGCTTCATTTTGTGGAACCGTCCGATGCAGCTCTGAACGGTTCTGAAATTAACTGA
- a CDS encoding YraN family protein, protein MNQCKTGRSAEQVAAGYLKARGYRIWKTNWRWGKKELDLVTLHRHELVIVEVKSRVGNAVNDPSVVVDRHKERNIILAAEAFIRLHGCSHPTRFDVIAVIYSESGMEIEHLENAFYPVAE, encoded by the coding sequence ATGAATCAATGTAAAACCGGCCGCAGTGCTGAACAGGTGGCTGCCGGATATCTGAAGGCACGGGGCTACCGGATATGGAAAACCAACTGGAGATGGGGCAAAAAGGAGCTGGACCTGGTGACCCTTCATCGCCATGAACTGGTGATCGTTGAGGTAAAATCCCGGGTGGGAAATGCGGTCAATGACCCCTCGGTGGTGGTAGACCGCCACAAGGAAAGGAACATTATTTTGGCAGCGGAGGCCTTTATCCGTCTTCATGGATGCAGCCATCCCACCCGTTTTGATGTGATTGCAGTGATATATAGCGAAAGCGGGATGGAAATCGAACACCTGGAAAATGCCTTTTACCCCGTGGCGGAATGA
- a CDS encoding aminotransferase class III-fold pyridoxal phosphate-dependent enzyme has product MITDYPKVKITRKQAEFLSEELFGIQGVAMALPGEIDFNFRIESPDQSYLLKVARPGTEQDYLEFQQAILQHVARSPAEIISPVPLPNLRGNFISEIKDKSGNIRKVRLLTWVKGRLWSGVNPVNDKLLFSLGEEAGRLTRALQGFEHPLAERDFEWDLAQSGWTGKYEHLFSGEKLEILRYFREKFNGIQASYMEFRKSVVHNDANDNNVVVSEDLADPKVRAIIDFGDAIHTQIINDVAVTIAYAVMGKPDPLGAAIALVKGYHKHFPLLEEELEVLYVLVAMRLVLSVSKSAINREMEPDNQYLLISEAPAWELLRKWKSLSPGFAHYGFRQSCGFSAHPQEKLFMDWAAEHPVSLISLLPSIQKEQVHPLDLSVSGTWIGDREEAGDQDLFQFRIDRLQKEVPEKIIAGGYLEPRALYNTESYDRTGNKGKEKRSIHLGIDLWVPPSTPVHTLFDGEVVVAANNKGDRQYGGLIILKHQAGELCFYTLYGHLTVKSALKHRVGDQIKQGEQVGVIGDYPENGNWPPHLHFQLMLSRLSYVNDFPGVAYPGERELLKSICPDPNLLFRQPGLEAVRAEDLSETIAYRRKHLGKGLSLSYEEPLKMVRGDGIYLIDHQGRKFLDTVNNVAHVGHEHPRVVRTGQRQMAVLNTNTRYLHDNIHAFSRELLSTFPEELSVVHVVNSGSEANELALRMARTCTGQKDMIAMEVGYHGNTTGCVSISSYKFDGKGGSGAPEHTHIVPLPDRFRGIHKGENSGPLYAAHMQEQIDHIHARGRKPAGFICESIISCGGQIELPEHFLEMAYASVRKAGGICMADEVQVGCGRTGRQFWGFQLHGVIPDIVTIGKPIGNGHPLAAVVCTREVADAFANGMEYFNTFGGNPVSCAIGTEVLRVIREEKLQENALDTGSYLKNELKKMQKEFPLVGDVRGQGLFLGIELTDNQLNPQTDKAAYLARRMKELGILMSTDGKDVNVMKIKPPLVFSREHADQLLETLRRIFREDFMQL; this is encoded by the coding sequence ATGATTACAGATTACCCGAAGGTTAAAATTACCAGGAAACAAGCCGAATTCCTCAGTGAAGAATTATTTGGAATCCAGGGGGTGGCCATGGCTCTTCCAGGGGAGATCGATTTTAATTTCAGAATAGAAAGCCCGGATCAGAGTTACCTGTTGAAAGTGGCTCGTCCGGGAACGGAGCAGGATTACCTGGAATTTCAGCAGGCCATCCTCCAGCATGTGGCCCGGAGCCCGGCGGAGATTATTTCGCCTGTCCCTCTTCCAAATCTCCGGGGAAACTTTATCAGTGAAATAAAGGACAAGTCCGGAAATATCCGGAAGGTCCGGTTGCTCACCTGGGTGAAGGGCCGCCTCTGGTCCGGGGTGAACCCGGTAAACGATAAGCTGCTCTTCAGTCTTGGAGAAGAAGCGGGCCGGCTGACCAGAGCCCTGCAGGGCTTTGAACATCCTCTGGCTGAGCGGGATTTCGAATGGGATCTGGCACAGTCGGGGTGGACCGGGAAATACGAGCACCTCTTCTCCGGGGAAAAACTGGAGATCCTCCGTTATTTCAGGGAAAAATTCAACGGTATTCAGGCGTCCTACATGGAATTCCGTAAAAGTGTGGTACACAATGATGCCAACGATAACAATGTGGTGGTCTCTGAAGATCTGGCCGATCCAAAAGTCAGGGCCATCATCGATTTCGGAGATGCGATCCACACCCAGATCATCAACGATGTGGCCGTCACTATCGCCTATGCCGTGATGGGGAAACCCGATCCACTTGGTGCAGCCATCGCTTTGGTAAAAGGATATCACAAGCACTTCCCGCTACTGGAAGAGGAGTTGGAGGTGCTGTATGTTTTAGTGGCGATGCGCCTGGTCCTTAGTGTAAGCAAATCGGCCATTAACCGGGAAATGGAGCCGGATAACCAATACCTGCTTATCAGTGAGGCCCCCGCCTGGGAGCTGCTTAGGAAATGGAAAAGCCTTAGTCCCGGTTTTGCCCACTACGGTTTCAGACAGTCCTGTGGTTTTAGCGCCCATCCCCAGGAAAAGCTATTTATGGACTGGGCTGCCGAACACCCTGTTTCACTGATATCGCTTTTGCCCTCCATTCAAAAAGAACAGGTCCATCCCCTGGACCTGAGTGTGTCAGGAACCTGGATCGGGGACCGGGAAGAGGCCGGCGACCAGGATCTGTTCCAGTTCAGGATCGATCGTCTCCAGAAAGAGGTGCCTGAAAAAATCATTGCCGGAGGCTATCTGGAGCCACGCGCCCTGTATAACACCGAAAGCTATGACCGGACCGGCAACAAGGGGAAGGAGAAACGTTCCATTCACCTGGGCATTGACCTCTGGGTACCACCCAGCACCCCGGTACATACGCTTTTTGACGGGGAGGTGGTCGTGGCGGCGAACAACAAGGGGGACAGGCAGTACGGGGGACTTATCATCCTGAAACACCAGGCGGGGGAGCTATGCTTTTACACGCTTTATGGACATCTGACCGTTAAAAGTGCCTTGAAACACCGGGTAGGCGACCAGATTAAACAAGGAGAGCAGGTCGGAGTAATCGGGGACTATCCTGAAAACGGAAACTGGCCCCCCCATCTCCACTTCCAGTTGATGCTTTCGCGGCTCTCTTATGTGAACGATTTTCCAGGGGTGGCCTATCCCGGTGAGAGAGAACTCTTGAAGAGTATTTGCCCGGATCCCAATCTGCTGTTCCGGCAGCCCGGACTCGAAGCAGTCAGGGCAGAGGATTTAAGCGAAACCATTGCTTACAGAAGGAAACATCTGGGAAAAGGCCTGAGCCTCTCCTATGAGGAGCCGCTGAAAATGGTTCGCGGCGATGGGATTTACCTGATCGACCACCAGGGTCGTAAGTTCCTGGATACCGTAAATAATGTAGCTCATGTGGGGCATGAACATCCCCGTGTGGTCCGGACCGGTCAACGGCAAATGGCCGTTTTGAATACCAACACGCGTTACCTTCACGATAATATCCATGCATTTTCCAGGGAGCTGCTCAGCACTTTTCCGGAGGAGCTGTCTGTGGTTCATGTGGTCAATTCGGGCAGCGAGGCCAATGAACTGGCCCTGCGTATGGCCAGAACCTGTACCGGACAAAAGGACATGATCGCTATGGAGGTGGGGTACCACGGGAATACCACCGGATGTGTCAGCATCAGTAGCTATAAGTTTGATGGGAAAGGAGGTTCCGGGGCTCCGGAACATACCCATATTGTCCCCCTGCCAGACAGGTTCCGGGGTATTCATAAGGGAGAGAATAGCGGTCCCCTGTACGCAGCCCATATGCAGGAACAGATAGATCATATTCATGCCCGGGGAAGAAAGCCGGCTGGTTTTATATGCGAAAGCATCATCAGTTGCGGGGGACAGATTGAGCTCCCGGAGCATTTCCTGGAGATGGCTTATGCCTCGGTACGGAAAGCGGGAGGGATCTGCATGGCCGATGAGGTTCAGGTGGGCTGTGGAAGAACGGGACGGCAGTTCTGGGGCTTTCAGCTGCATGGAGTGATCCCGGATATTGTCACCATCGGCAAGCCCATTGGCAATGGCCATCCACTGGCTGCCGTAGTTTGCACCCGGGAAGTGGCCGATGCCTTTGCCAATGGCATGGAGTATTTTAACACTTTTGGAGGCAACCCGGTCTCCTGTGCCATAGGAACGGAAGTTTTAAGAGTTATCAGGGAGGAGAAACTACAGGAAAATGCCCTGGATACGGGCAGCTACCTGAAAAATGAACTGAAAAAAATGCAAAAGGAATTTCCGCTTGTCGGCGATGTACGGGGACAGGGACTATTCCTGGGGATAGAACTTACCGACAATCAGCTGAATCCCCAGACGGATAAGGCAGCTTACCTGGCCAGGCGGATGAAAGAGCTGGGGATCCTGATGAGTACCGATGGAAAGGATGTGAATGTGATGAAAATCAAACCCCCCCTGGTATTCTCCCGGGAACATGCCGATCAGCTGCTGGAAACCTTGCGACGGATATTCCGGGAAGATTTTATGCAATTATGA
- a CDS encoding glycoside hydrolase family 2 TIM barrel-domain containing protein, whose amino-acid sequence MRIEITAPITLLFLLWSCGQDKREVPQNLHSDHTVFAVNKLAPHADFFPYESRQLAERNEPGASQRYISLNGEWKFHWSRSPRKRARDFYKPDLDDSPWEFIPVPANWEVEAYGYPIYLDERYPFTTQWPDAPEDYNPVGSYRHLFFVPETWAEQQIILHFAGAKSAMYLYINGQFAGYSQGSKTPAEFDISSLVSPGENLLSVQMYRWSDASYLESQDMLRMSGIEREVFLYAKPQVSVADFQVNAGLDDSYRDGLLSLQTAIENRTDETRSCELNIQLSYEEDLLFEEVRTFEIPAGTMKGIGSETMLPRVNPWSAELPHLYSLSIGLTDMSDPENKQFIQKQIGFRSVEIRNSRLLLNGKVITIKGVNRHETDPHTGHVVSRASMEKDIALMKQNNINAVRSSHYPNHPYWYDLCDKYGLYVIDEANIESHPLALEASTQLGNEMSWLPAHQDRVERMYYRDRNHPSIIIWSLGNEAGEGEIFRSLYLWLKRVDGTRPVQYEPAGGEDYTDIFCPMYPGPESLEAYGSGKPDKPAIMIEYAHAMGNSVGNLQDYWDIIDHYPSLQGGFIWDWVDQALEYKDKNGNPYLAYGHDYHPELPTDGNFLNNGLVDPYRNPHPHLFEVKKVYQPVRFQWNSESRELKITSKNTFAPLQQMALKWILLENGMEVRQGVFDPVYLKPGEGQIFRVNLVPFRADKEYILRAELVHGQANGLLEKGHELAFGQFILQENKVPLPASGKENNLHIESGDGRTYIYNDLTKLTLDNVSGEIIGWSYKEKLITGEPIRPNFWRAPTDNDLGNGMHVWAAIWKRATEEARSIMTAPPTGTSEGVSYSLEYLFPGRIASLKITYTLAPTGKLGVEYSFTPMSDSLPDIPRLGMFLTLTNDFSETRWYGRGPHETYRDRKLSGKIGVHSGTIMNQFHRYPRPQETGNKTDIRWMQVSSGSLRLTVYPADNHLLSGSVWPFPTSELDYVQGKDGGRSASGLVPLSTRHGADIQTGRMVQWNIDHLQMGVGGDNSWGRPVHKEYSIPAHAYSYSFSLVPDILKDP is encoded by the coding sequence ATGAGGATAGAAATCACTGCCCCTATCACCCTCCTGTTTCTGCTGTGGTCCTGCGGCCAGGATAAGCGGGAAGTGCCGCAGAATCTGCACTCTGATCATACGGTTTTTGCCGTCAACAAACTGGCCCCGCATGCCGATTTCTTCCCTTACGAATCCAGGCAACTTGCTGAGAGAAACGAACCCGGGGCTTCACAACGGTATATCTCCCTGAACGGAGAATGGAAATTCCACTGGTCCAGGTCGCCCCGCAAACGGGCCAGAGATTTCTATAAACCAGATCTGGATGACAGCCCCTGGGAGTTCATTCCAGTACCCGCCAACTGGGAGGTGGAAGCATACGGTTACCCCATTTATCTGGACGAACGCTATCCATTTACGACTCAATGGCCGGATGCTCCGGAAGATTATAATCCGGTGGGCAGCTACCGGCACCTGTTTTTTGTTCCCGAGACCTGGGCAGAACAGCAGATTATCCTGCATTTTGCCGGGGCCAAGTCGGCCATGTATCTGTATATCAACGGGCAGTTTGCCGGCTACTCCCAGGGATCCAAAACTCCTGCTGAATTTGATATTAGCTCCCTGGTGAGCCCCGGAGAAAACCTGCTCTCCGTTCAAATGTACCGATGGAGCGACGCCAGCTACCTGGAGAGTCAGGATATGCTTAGAATGAGCGGCATCGAACGGGAGGTCTTCCTGTATGCAAAGCCGCAGGTCTCCGTGGCGGATTTTCAGGTGAATGCAGGCCTGGATGATAGCTATCGTGATGGCCTTTTAAGCCTGCAGACTGCCATAGAGAACAGAACGGATGAAACCAGGTCCTGCGAGCTGAACATCCAGCTTTCCTATGAAGAAGACCTGCTTTTTGAAGAGGTCCGGACCTTCGAAATCCCGGCCGGGACCATGAAAGGTATCGGTTCCGAGACCATGCTTCCCCGGGTGAATCCGTGGTCGGCCGAGCTTCCTCACCTCTACAGCTTGAGTATCGGCTTAACGGATATGTCCGATCCTGAAAATAAACAGTTCATCCAGAAACAGATAGGATTTCGAAGTGTTGAGATCAGGAACAGCCGCTTGCTGCTAAATGGCAAAGTGATCACCATCAAGGGAGTGAACCGCCATGAGACCGATCCCCATACCGGACATGTTGTCTCCAGGGCATCCATGGAGAAAGATATTGCTCTGATGAAGCAAAACAATATCAATGCGGTTCGCAGCAGCCACTATCCCAACCACCCTTACTGGTACGATCTCTGCGATAAATACGGCTTGTACGTAATTGATGAGGCTAATATTGAGAGCCATCCCCTGGCCCTGGAAGCATCGACCCAGCTGGGAAATGAGATGTCGTGGCTGCCCGCGCATCAGGACCGGGTGGAACGCATGTACTACCGCGACCGGAACCATCCCTCCATCATAATCTGGTCACTTGGAAATGAAGCGGGCGAAGGGGAGATTTTCAGATCTTTGTACCTCTGGTTAAAACGCGTGGATGGTACCCGGCCGGTGCAGTATGAGCCCGCAGGCGGAGAGGATTATACAGATATTTTCTGCCCCATGTACCCCGGGCCGGAATCGCTGGAGGCTTATGGAAGCGGAAAGCCCGATAAACCCGCCATTATGATCGAATATGCTCATGCCATGGGAAATTCGGTGGGCAACCTGCAGGATTACTGGGATATTATTGATCACTATCCTTCTCTGCAGGGAGGGTTTATTTGGGATTGGGTGGATCAGGCGCTGGAATACAAAGATAAAAACGGGAATCCCTACCTGGCCTATGGGCATGATTATCATCCCGAGCTTCCCACTGATGGTAACTTTCTGAACAACGGATTGGTGGATCCTTACAGGAACCCGCACCCCCACCTGTTCGAGGTAAAAAAGGTATATCAGCCTGTCCGTTTTCAATGGAATTCCGAAAGTCGGGAACTGAAGATTACCTCGAAGAATACTTTTGCCCCACTTCAGCAGATGGCCCTGAAGTGGATCCTGCTTGAAAATGGCATGGAAGTCCGGCAAGGTGTTTTTGATCCTGTTTATCTGAAGCCCGGCGAAGGGCAAATATTTCGAGTAAACCTCGTACCCTTCAGAGCGGACAAAGAGTATATTTTACGGGCGGAACTGGTCCATGGGCAAGCAAACGGGCTGCTTGAAAAGGGGCATGAGCTTGCATTCGGGCAATTTATTCTTCAGGAAAACAAAGTCCCGCTTCCCGCCTCCGGTAAAGAGAATAACCTTCATATTGAGAGCGGGGATGGTCGGACATATATTTACAATGATCTTACCAAACTGACTCTGGATAATGTTTCCGGGGAGATTATCGGGTGGAGCTATAAGGAGAAGCTGATCACCGGCGAGCCTATCCGTCCAAATTTCTGGCGGGCACCCACCGATAACGACCTGGGCAATGGAATGCATGTATGGGCCGCCATCTGGAAACGCGCCACCGAAGAAGCCCGCTCCATAATGACTGCTCCGCCAACCGGCACCTCCGAAGGGGTAAGCTATTCCCTGGAGTATCTTTTCCCCGGTCGGATTGCCTCTTTGAAAATCACCTATACCCTTGCACCAACAGGTAAACTGGGAGTAGAGTATTCTTTCACCCCCATGAGCGACTCTCTTCCGGATATTCCTAGGCTGGGTATGTTTCTTACCCTGACAAACGATTTTTCGGAGACCCGCTGGTACGGACGGGGGCCCCATGAAACTTACCGGGACCGGAAATTATCAGGGAAAATTGGGGTTCATTCAGGGACCATCATGAATCAGTTTCACCGCTATCCCCGACCCCAGGAGACAGGAAATAAAACAGATATCCGCTGGATGCAGGTCTCATCCGGCTCCCTTCGCCTGACCGTGTATCCTGCAGATAATCATCTGCTCAGTGGAAGCGTATGGCCTTTCCCCACCTCAGAGCTGGATTATGTGCAGGGAAAGGACGGCGGCCGCTCAGCCTCCGGTCTGGTTCCGCTTAGTACCAGGCATGGTGCAGATATTCAAACCGGCCGGATGGTTCAGTGGAACATAGATCACCTTCAGATGGGAGTGGGCGGAGATAACTCCTGGGGGCGCCCGGTACATAAAGAGTACAGTATCCCGGCCCATGCATACAGCTACTCCTTTTCGCTGGTGCCCGACATCCTGAAGGATCCTTAA